From Micromonas commoda chromosome 3, complete sequence, a single genomic window includes:
- a CDS encoding predicted protein, with product MSSRNRDDVEEIVLGGGANGITFVDGPRTSVELVGDVAVYFSGTLNEELSNDSESCAHEIWRRYNNRQQYPNGAIDLGPLSGEFSMIIFDKLAGCILAARDSSGAVPLYWGTSNFGECLLFSSDPRLLEESCADADAFPTGTLFVSKCGEISGDLNMLVSDEWAEGEEDLKEEEEEPDYLVKEDEARAAFHSPFGHRGFGSGSTALKRSWQNLVPSESPHGSELSLENLQQQPVA from the exons ATGTCATCAAG GAATCGAGACGACGTTGAAGAGATCGTGCTGGGTGGTGGGGCTAACGGGATCACCTTCGTGGACggcccgaggacgagcgtGGAGCTCGTGGGCGATGTCGCTGTCTACTTCAGTGGGACGCTCAACGAGGAGCTCAGCAACGATTCTGAGAGCTGCGCGCACGAGATCTGGCGGCGATACAACAACAGACAGCAATATCCga ACGGAGCCATCGACCTGGGGCCGCTGTCTGGGGAGTTCTCCATGATAATCTTCGATAAACTCGCGGGttgcatcctcgccgcgagggactcATCCGGCGCCGTGCCCCTCTACTGGGGCACGAGCAACTTTGGCGAGTGCCTGCTGTTCAGCTCTGACCCGCGGCTGCTGGAGGAGAGCTGCGCGGATGCGGACGCGTTCCCGACCGGCACACTGTTCGTGTCCAAGTGCGGCGAGATATCCGGCGACCTGAACATGCTCGTATCGGACGAGTGGGCCGaaggcgaggaggacctgaaggaggaggaggaggaacccgACTACCTGGTGAAGGAGGatgaggcgcgcgccgcgtttcACTCGCCGTTTGGGCACAGGGGTTTCGGGAGCGGCTCGACCGCGCTCAAGCGGTCGTGGCAAAACCTCGTGCCGTCGGAATCGCCGCACGGCTCGGAGCTCTCTCTAGAGAACTTGCAGCAGCAACCTGTGGCGTGA
- a CDS encoding major facilitator superfamily (oxalate:formate antiporter), whose product MDDDSDQNSGRPKRSAAAFLGAFLLNVLLGTLYCWSCYLVPLEQALGVGRGLLSGVFSLATICFTVAVAKLGPWLYAVAAPAVIGTGAAVCAGAGLLIASQSIAYVSAAPLFLGYGVVFGAASGVGYGLSVQMASRAPFGEGLSTGLITSARAAGAFVFAPVVRYLLDGGGAGRAMSTMGCALLASAPFIYGVLATDGTKHPLASQKRDKDLPMTTEEEERERQLGPAMFALWISLGLGVSAGLMLMAHASALLYSHGASIGVATAGVSIVSVFTTAGRIFGGWACDRSGVGAERVLRWAPFVAVPALAGAAVAANSVAAAQAALAAASIVYGVFASVIPVEVRRRTGSRDFARQFGKVYTAWGFAGLAAPVAAGCLFEARGDYTAALVAATALCILSAMVVRWMLKPGRSHEEWKEAIAEAKRAKAEEDAANGISQVIAP is encoded by the coding sequence ATGGACGATGACAGCGACCAAAATAGCGGTCGCCCGAAACGATCCGCAGCCGCTttcctcggcgcgttcctgCTGAACGTCCTGCTCGGGACCCTGTACTGCTGGAGCTGCTACCTCGTCCCGCTGgagcaggcgctcggcgtgggcCGCGGCTTACTCTCCGGCGTCTTTTCCCTCGCCACCATATGCTTCACGGTCGCCGTTGCCAAGCTCGGCCCGTGGCTGTACGCGGTAGCAGCACCCGCGGTCATAggcacgggcgccgcggtgtgcgcgggcgccggcttGTTGATTGCGTCGCAGTCCATCGCGTacgtcagcgcggcgccgttgtTCCTCGGGTACGGCGTCGTgttcggggcggcgtcgggggtggGGTACGGTCTTTCGGTGCAGATGGCGTCCCGGGCGCCTTTCGGCGAGGGACTCAGCACGGGACTGatcacgagcgcgagggcggctgGGGCGTTTGTGTTTGCGCCGGTGGTGAGGTACCTcctggacggcggcggcgcggggcgggccATGTCGACGATGGGCTGCGCGCTtctggcgtcggcgccgttcaTTTACGGGGTGCTGGCGACGGACGGGACGAAGCACCCGCTGGCGAGTCAGAAACGGGACAAGGACCTGCCCATGACGAcggaagaggaggagagggagcGGCAGCTGGGACCGGCCATGTTTGCGCTCTGGATCtcgctcgggctcggcgtcaGCGCCGGCCTGATGCTgatggcgcacgcgtccgcgctgctGTACTCGCACGGCGCGTCAATCGGCGTGGCCACCGCTGGCGTGAGTATCGTCAGCGTGTTCACCACGGCGGGCCGGATATTCGGGGGCTGGGCGTGCGATCgctcgggcgtcggcgccgagagGGTGCTGCGGTGGGCGCCGTTTGTCGCGGTTCCCGCtctcgccggggcggcggtggcggcaaacagcgtcgccgcggcgcaggcagcgctcgcggccgcgtcaATCGTGTACGGCGTGTTCGCGTCCGTGATACCGGTGGAGGTGAGGCGACGCACCGGGAGCAGGGATTTCGCTCGTCAGTTTGGCAAGGTGTACACGGCGTGGGGGTTCGCCggtctcgccgcgccggtggccgCCGGGTGCCTGTTCGAGGCCAGGGGGGAttacaccgccgcgctcgtggccgccaccgcgctgtgCATCTTGTCCGCCATGGTGGTCAGATGGATGCTCAAGCCTGGACGGTCCCACGAGGAGTGGAAGGAGGCAATCGCTGAGGCAAAGCGGGCGAAGGCagaggaggatgccgcgaATGGCATCAGTCAAGTTATAGCTCCCTGA
- a CDS encoding predicted protein, with amino-acid sequence LSKYYGHADFRPGQLEVVAATVQGRDSCVYWSTGSGKSLCYQLPALHTGKTSLVVSPLISLMNDQVTHMNNTAGADEGDLAAFLGSSQTDKSVEERALRGDFRVVYVTPEKLVGDIDDMARDGKLGLVAVDEAHCLSQWGHDFRKSYRGLTLIRTQLSPNGEVPVMALTATAVEKVREDIKDVLALKRPHVARNSCDRTNLRILVSKKRGGAADHLHIYERCRDAKGSVVVYCVTKRDAEDIATVLKNKFATQNIAAGVEVYHAGLAMSRRDATHKGFLTGSVKVVVATVAFGMGIDKPDIRLVMHYGAPKTMEEYYQQVGRAGRDGLPSDVEMIYGDGDFSRYSDEFYVGKLDAAARKTQKESTDALERFSRSREVCRRASILAHFGES; translated from the exons CTGTCCAAGTACTACGGCCATGCCGACTTCAGGCCCGGGCAGCTCgaggtggtcgccgcgaccgtccAGGGCAGGGACTCGTGCGTGTACTGGTCCACGGGGTCGGGCAAGTCTCTGTGTTACCAGCTTCCCGCTCTACACACCGGCAAGACCTCGTTGGTGGTATCGCCGCTCATATCACTCATGAACGACCAGGTGACGCACATGAACAACACCGCCGGCGCAGACGAAGGGGATCTCGCTGCGTTCCTGGGTTCCTCGCAGACTGACAAGTCCGTGGAGGAGCGAGCACTCCGAGGCGATTTCAGGGTGGTGTACGTGACCCCGGAGAAGCTCGTGGGCGACATCGATG ATATGGCAAGGGACGGTAAGCTGGGTCTGGTCGCAGTTGACGAGGCGCACTGCCTGTCGCAGTGGGGCCACGACTTTCGCAAGTCGTACCGGGGCCTGACGCTGATCCGAACGCAGCTGTCGCCCAACGGGGAGGTTCCCGTCATGGCGCTCACTGCGACTGCAGTGGAGAAGGTACGTGAAGACATCAAGGACGTGCTGGCTCTGAAGCGACCGCACGTCGCCCGGAACAGCTGCGACAGGACCAACCTTCGCATCCTCGTGAGCAAGAAGCGGGGCGGAGCTGCGGACCACCTACACATCTACGAGAGGTGCCGCGACGCGAAAGGGTCGGTAGTTGTTTACTGCGTCACCAAGCGAGACGCGGAGGATATCGCCACCGTGCTCAAAAATAAGTTCGCGACCCAGAACATCGCCGCTGGCGTCGAGGTTTACCACGCCGGACTGGCCATGTCGaggagggacgcgacgcATAAGGGTTTCCTGACCGGCAGCGTCAAGGTCGTGGTCGCCACCGTGGCGTTCGGCATGGGCATTGATAAGCCGGACATCCGGTTAGTCATGCACTACGGCGCGCCTAAGACGATGGAGGAATACTACCAGCAGGTTGGCCGCGCAGGTCGAGACGGGCTGCCGTCCGACGTTGAGATGATCTacggggacggggacttTTCGAGATACAGCGACGAGTTTTACGTGGGCaagctggacgccgcggcgaggaaaacCCAGAAGGAGagcaccgacgcgctcgaacgATTCTCAAGGTCGCGGGAGGTGTGCAGGCGCGCGAGTATCCTGGCCCACTTCGGCGAGAGC